The following are encoded in a window of Phaseolus vulgaris cultivar G19833 chromosome 3, P. vulgaris v2.0, whole genome shotgun sequence genomic DNA:
- the LOC137808650 gene encoding putative pentatricopeptide repeat-containing protein At3g16890, mitochondrial isoform X2 encodes MRPQNQPFNCMKPSIVIPPKTTTSSSSIQHPYISQVLSTPNWALLLNHHLFSNTLLLNPRSAVTVFNNQRHPSHAIKFHAWLSHVNPALATHPSVQGALRNTLHRNGPAVLSLELLRDVHNSGFRLSEDLLCALIGSWGRLGLANYCAHVFGQISFLSLTPSTRLYNALIDALVKSNSIDLAYLKFQQMPADNCRPDRITYNTLVHGVCKIGVVDEALRLIRQMNEKGHLPNVFTYTMLVDGFCNANRVGEAFGVFETMKRSGVGPNEATVRALVHGVFRCVDPGKALEMLLSKFLYREVEQECVHFKLACDTVLYCLANSSMAKEMVLFLREVLGRGYAPDSSVFNVIIACLVKGAELRESCDIFEILRKQGVKASIGTYLVLVEASYKRGWREDGDRVSGQMISDGLICNVFTYNMIINCFCRAKLMDNASEAFRDMQLRGFVPNLVTFNTLINGYCKEGAIVKARELLEMLLETGLKPDIFTFGSIIDGLCRIKKIEEAFECFTEMIEWGITPNAVIYNILIRSLCAIGDVARLSIASF; translated from the exons ATGCGTCCCCAAAATCAACCCTTCAATTGCATGAAACCCTCGATTGTGATTCCTCCCAAAACGACAACGTCTTCAAGCTCCATACAGCATCCATACATTTCACAAGTCCTCTCCACACCCAACTGGGCCCTGCTACTCAACCACCACCTCTTCTCAAACACTCTCCTCCTCAACCCTCGCTCCGCCGTAACCGTTTTCAACAACCAACGCCACCCCTCCCACGCCATCAAGTTTCACGCCTGGCTTTCGCATGTCAACCCCGCACTCGCCACGCACCCTTCAGTGCAAGGCGCTCTTCGGAACACTCTGCACCGTAACGGCCCCGCGGTGCTGTCGCTCGAGCTGCTCCGTGACGTTCACAATTCCGGGTTTCGGCTCTCCGAGGATCTGCTCTGCGCGTTGATCGGAAGCTGGGGAAGGCTCGGTTTGGCAAATTACTGTGCTCATGTTTTCGGTCAAATTTCATTCTTGAGTCTCACCCCCTCCACTAGGTTGTACAACGCTCTTATTGACGCTTTGGTCAAATCCAATTCAATTGACCTTGCTTATCTCAAATTCCAGCAAATGCCCGCGGATAATTGCCGCCCCGATAGAATTACATATAACACGCTTGTTCACGGGGTTTGCAAGATTGGCGTGGTGGATGAGGCGCTTCGGTTGATCAGACAGATGAACGAGAAGGGACATTTGCCTAATGTGTTCACTTATACAATGCTTGTTGATGGGTTTTGTAACGCGAACAGGGTTGGAGAAGCGTTTGGGGTTTTTGAGACGATGAAGCGGAGTGGAGTTGGTCCAAATGAAGCCACTGTGAGAGCGTTAGTCCACGGGGTTTTTCGCTGCGTGGATCCAGGTAAGGCTCTTGAGATGTTGTTATCTAAGTTTTTATATAGGGAGGTGGAGCAGGAGTGTGTTCATTTTAAGTTAGCTTGTGATACTGTGCTGTATTGCCTTGCGAATAGTTCTATGGCGAAAGAGATGGTTTTGTTTCTGAGGGAGGTTCTGGGAAGAGGTTATGCCCCTGATAGCTCTGTTTTCAATGTCATAATTGCTTGTTTGGTTAAGGGAGCTGAGCTGAGAGAGTCGTGTGacatatttgaaattttaagaaAGCAAGGTGTGAAGGCAAGCATTGGTACTTACCTTGTACTTGTGGAGGCCTCGTACAAAAGAGGATGGAGAGAGGATGGGGATCGAGTATCTGGACAAATGATTAGTGATGGGCTAATTTGTAATGTTTTCACATATAACATGATAATTAATTGCTTCTGCAGAGCCAAACTGATGGATAATGCGTCTGAGGCTTTCAGGGACATGCAGCTTAGAGGTTTTGTTCCCAACCTTGTTACTTTCAATACCCTTATTAATGGGTATTGCAAGGAAGGAGCAATAGTTAAGGCACGGGAGCTGTTGGAGATGCTTTTAGAAACTGGGCTTAAACCTGATATCTTCACTTTTGGCTCTATAATTGATGGACTCTGTCGAATAAAGAAGATTGAGGAAGCTTTCGAATGCTTTACAGAGATGATTGAGTGGGGCATAACTCCAAATGCCGTCATTTACAATATCTTAATTCGGTCTCTTTGTGCCATTGGGGATGTTGCAAG GTTGAGTATCGCCAGTTTCTGA
- the LOC137808650 gene encoding putative pentatricopeptide repeat-containing protein At3g16890, mitochondrial isoform X1, whose translation MRPQNQPFNCMKPSIVIPPKTTTSSSSIQHPYISQVLSTPNWALLLNHHLFSNTLLLNPRSAVTVFNNQRHPSHAIKFHAWLSHVNPALATHPSVQGALRNTLHRNGPAVLSLELLRDVHNSGFRLSEDLLCALIGSWGRLGLANYCAHVFGQISFLSLTPSTRLYNALIDALVKSNSIDLAYLKFQQMPADNCRPDRITYNTLVHGVCKIGVVDEALRLIRQMNEKGHLPNVFTYTMLVDGFCNANRVGEAFGVFETMKRSGVGPNEATVRALVHGVFRCVDPGKALEMLLSKFLYREVEQECVHFKLACDTVLYCLANSSMAKEMVLFLREVLGRGYAPDSSVFNVIIACLVKGAELRESCDIFEILRKQGVKASIGTYLVLVEASYKRGWREDGDRVSGQMISDGLICNVFTYNMIINCFCRAKLMDNASEAFRDMQLRGFVPNLVTFNTLINGYCKEGAIVKARELLEMLLETGLKPDIFTFGSIIDGLCRIKKIEEAFECFTEMIEWGITPNAVIYNILIRSLCAIGDVARSVKLLRRMQKEGVNPDTYSYNALIQIFCRTNKVDKAKNIFDSMSKSGLNPDNYTYGAFIEALYESGRLEDAKKIFYSMEANGCSPDLYICNLIIKILVQQNCMEEARNIMERYRVKGISLNSIPN comes from the coding sequence ATGCGTCCCCAAAATCAACCCTTCAATTGCATGAAACCCTCGATTGTGATTCCTCCCAAAACGACAACGTCTTCAAGCTCCATACAGCATCCATACATTTCACAAGTCCTCTCCACACCCAACTGGGCCCTGCTACTCAACCACCACCTCTTCTCAAACACTCTCCTCCTCAACCCTCGCTCCGCCGTAACCGTTTTCAACAACCAACGCCACCCCTCCCACGCCATCAAGTTTCACGCCTGGCTTTCGCATGTCAACCCCGCACTCGCCACGCACCCTTCAGTGCAAGGCGCTCTTCGGAACACTCTGCACCGTAACGGCCCCGCGGTGCTGTCGCTCGAGCTGCTCCGTGACGTTCACAATTCCGGGTTTCGGCTCTCCGAGGATCTGCTCTGCGCGTTGATCGGAAGCTGGGGAAGGCTCGGTTTGGCAAATTACTGTGCTCATGTTTTCGGTCAAATTTCATTCTTGAGTCTCACCCCCTCCACTAGGTTGTACAACGCTCTTATTGACGCTTTGGTCAAATCCAATTCAATTGACCTTGCTTATCTCAAATTCCAGCAAATGCCCGCGGATAATTGCCGCCCCGATAGAATTACATATAACACGCTTGTTCACGGGGTTTGCAAGATTGGCGTGGTGGATGAGGCGCTTCGGTTGATCAGACAGATGAACGAGAAGGGACATTTGCCTAATGTGTTCACTTATACAATGCTTGTTGATGGGTTTTGTAACGCGAACAGGGTTGGAGAAGCGTTTGGGGTTTTTGAGACGATGAAGCGGAGTGGAGTTGGTCCAAATGAAGCCACTGTGAGAGCGTTAGTCCACGGGGTTTTTCGCTGCGTGGATCCAGGTAAGGCTCTTGAGATGTTGTTATCTAAGTTTTTATATAGGGAGGTGGAGCAGGAGTGTGTTCATTTTAAGTTAGCTTGTGATACTGTGCTGTATTGCCTTGCGAATAGTTCTATGGCGAAAGAGATGGTTTTGTTTCTGAGGGAGGTTCTGGGAAGAGGTTATGCCCCTGATAGCTCTGTTTTCAATGTCATAATTGCTTGTTTGGTTAAGGGAGCTGAGCTGAGAGAGTCGTGTGacatatttgaaattttaagaaAGCAAGGTGTGAAGGCAAGCATTGGTACTTACCTTGTACTTGTGGAGGCCTCGTACAAAAGAGGATGGAGAGAGGATGGGGATCGAGTATCTGGACAAATGATTAGTGATGGGCTAATTTGTAATGTTTTCACATATAACATGATAATTAATTGCTTCTGCAGAGCCAAACTGATGGATAATGCGTCTGAGGCTTTCAGGGACATGCAGCTTAGAGGTTTTGTTCCCAACCTTGTTACTTTCAATACCCTTATTAATGGGTATTGCAAGGAAGGAGCAATAGTTAAGGCACGGGAGCTGTTGGAGATGCTTTTAGAAACTGGGCTTAAACCTGATATCTTCACTTTTGGCTCTATAATTGATGGACTCTGTCGAATAAAGAAGATTGAGGAAGCTTTCGAATGCTTTACAGAGATGATTGAGTGGGGCATAACTCCAAATGCCGTCATTTACAATATCTTAATTCGGTCTCTTTGTGCCATTGGGGATGTTGCAAGGTCAGTGAAACTTTTAAGAAGAATGCAAAAGGAAGGAGTAAACCCTGACACCTACTCCTATAATGCTTTGATCCAAATCTTCTGTAGGACGAATAAAGTCGATAaagctaaaaatatttttgattcAATGTCAAAATCTGGCTTGAATCCGGACAATTACACTTATGGTGCTTTTATAGAGGCACTCTATGAATCTGGGAGATTAGAGGACGCCAAGAAGATATTTTACTCAATGGAGGCAAACGGCTGCTCTCCCGATTTGTATATATGTAACttgattattaaaatattagttcAGCAGAATTGTATGGAAGAGGCACGAAACATCATGGAAAGATACAGAGTTAAGGGAATATCTTTAAATTCTATTCCTAATTAG
- the LOC137808653 gene encoding defensin Ec-AMP-D2-like, giving the protein MARSVSFVSTIFVFLLLLLATEMGPRMVAEARTCESQSHRFKGPCVSDTNCASVCRTERFSGGHCRGFRRRCFCTKHC; this is encoded by the exons ATGGCTCGCTCTGTGTCTTTTGTCTCAACCATCTTCGTCTTTCTTCTGCTTCTTCTCGCCACTG AGATGGGACCAAGAATGGTGGCGGAGGCAAGAACTTGTGAGTCTCAGAGCCACCGTTTCAAGGGACCATGTGTGAGTGACACCAACTGTGCTTCTGTCTGCCGAACTGAACGTTTCAGCGGAGGACACTGCCGTGGCTTCCGTCGTAGATGCTTCTGCACCAAACACTGTTAA